From the Leucobacter denitrificans genome, one window contains:
- the hutH gene encoding histidine ammonia-lyase, with product MSEHTTTPILEHVVLGDAPLSREAVVSVARGGARIEISASALERVTQASEVIAALADDTVPHYGVSTGFGALAKVQIPVEKRKQLQRSLIRSHAAGSGAEVDREIVRALMLLRLQTLATGRTGVRPVVVETYAAILNAGITPIVHEYGSLGCSGDLSPLAHCALTLMAEGRVHVAGEEAPVEAADALAAASIEPIVLLEKEGLALINGTDGMLGMLCLALHDLDRLFAVADLAAAASVEALTGTDAVFQSDLHALRPHPGQAVAAANMAKLLKDSNLIQRPREGEFTRVQDAYSLRCAPQVHGAARDTAAHADRVAAVELASAIDNPVVLPDGRVESNGNFHGAPVGYVLDFLAIAVADLASISERRTDRFLDVARNHGLPPFLAADAGLDSGLMIAQYTAAGIVSELKRLAAPASVDSIPSSAMQEDHVSMGWAAGLKLRKAIDGLSRVLSIELLTSTRALDFRAAYGGGTPAPATAAVHELFRTRIPAPDTDSFLSPTIAEAHEFVESGAVLDTVETALGAPLA from the coding sequence ATGAGTGAGCACACCACCACACCGATACTTGAGCACGTCGTACTTGGGGATGCTCCGCTGAGCCGCGAGGCCGTCGTCTCGGTCGCACGCGGCGGCGCACGTATCGAGATCAGTGCGTCGGCCCTCGAACGCGTCACGCAGGCTAGCGAAGTAATCGCCGCGCTCGCAGACGACACCGTGCCCCACTACGGGGTGTCAACCGGCTTCGGGGCACTCGCAAAGGTGCAGATACCGGTCGAAAAGCGCAAACAGCTGCAGCGCAGCCTCATCCGCTCGCACGCCGCAGGCAGCGGTGCCGAGGTTGACCGAGAAATCGTGCGCGCGCTCATGCTGCTCAGGCTGCAGACCCTCGCGACAGGCCGCACCGGAGTACGACCCGTCGTGGTCGAGACCTACGCCGCGATCCTCAACGCGGGCATCACCCCCATCGTGCACGAGTACGGCTCACTCGGCTGCTCTGGCGACCTCAGCCCACTCGCACACTGCGCACTCACGCTCATGGCCGAAGGCCGCGTGCACGTCGCAGGCGAAGAGGCGCCAGTCGAGGCTGCGGATGCGCTCGCCGCAGCGTCGATCGAACCGATCGTGCTTCTTGAGAAAGAGGGCTTGGCGCTGATTAACGGCACTGACGGCATGCTCGGCATGCTGTGTCTCGCGCTGCACGATCTCGATCGGTTGTTCGCGGTTGCCGACCTTGCTGCCGCGGCGAGCGTCGAGGCGCTTACGGGCACAGATGCTGTGTTTCAGTCGGATCTCCACGCACTCAGGCCTCACCCCGGTCAGGCGGTGGCGGCTGCAAACATGGCAAAGCTGCTCAAGGACTCGAATCTCATTCAGCGGCCGCGCGAGGGAGAATTCACCCGCGTGCAGGACGCGTACTCGCTGCGCTGTGCTCCGCAGGTGCACGGTGCTGCACGAGACACCGCCGCGCACGCAGACCGTGTCGCCGCGGTGGAGCTCGCCTCGGCGATCGACAACCCGGTGGTGCTTCCCGACGGGCGAGTTGAATCAAACGGCAACTTCCACGGTGCCCCCGTCGGCTACGTGCTCGATTTTCTCGCGATCGCCGTTGCCGATCTCGCGAGCATCTCGGAGCGCCGCACCGATCGATTCCTCGACGTTGCCCGCAACCACGGGCTCCCACCATTCCTCGCGGCCGATGCCGGCCTCGACTCCGGGCTCATGATCGCGCAATACACGGCCGCGGGTATCGTGTCCGAGCTCAAGCGCCTCGCGGCTCCCGCGTCGGTCGACTCGATCCCGTCATCTGCCATGCAAGAGGACCACGTGTCGATGGGGTGGGCTGCGGGCCTCAAGCTCAGGAAGGCGATCGACGGTCTCTCGCGAGTGCTGAGCATCGAATTGCTCACATCGACGAGGGCTCTGGATTTCCGAGCCGCATATGGTGGAGGCACGCCAGCACCTGCGACCGCCGCGGTACACGAACTGTTTCGCACGCGCATTCCTGCGCCCGATACCGACAGCTTTCTCTCGCCGACTATCGCGGAGGCGCACGAGTTCGTTGAGAGCGGGGCAGTACTCGATACCGTCGAGACGGCGCTCGGCGCCCCACTCGCGTAG
- a CDS encoding agmatinase family protein, translated as MSTTPEQRPLATDPLWPRTGGWKRLADGERVDLALVGIPTSQTSLSPTQAHLTPAAVRQALRRYSSHMVSSGGRGDEAELVLDDALTIADAGDAHDPDSEHGEAAATELVRDLASRSELVVMLGGDNALTVPAALGVAGADLKTAGLITLDAHHDLRDGRSNGSPVRRLIEAGLNPRRIVQIGIADFANSRAYRKRAKELGITVIHRDELHERPLREIVAEAVRIAGAGGGPIHVDLDVDVCDRSVAPACPASIPGGIQAHELRLATRLLATHPQVKGIDIAEVDASADAPDGRTVRLAALCVLEAAAGLAIRLNRGASQ; from the coding sequence ATGAGCACGACACCCGAGCAGAGGCCGCTGGCTACCGATCCACTGTGGCCCCGCACGGGCGGTTGGAAGCGGCTTGCAGATGGGGAGCGCGTCGATCTTGCTCTCGTTGGCATTCCCACGTCGCAGACATCGCTCTCCCCCACCCAGGCACATCTCACCCCGGCAGCGGTTCGCCAGGCGCTGCGACGGTATTCGAGCCACATGGTGTCATCTGGTGGGCGCGGCGACGAGGCAGAACTTGTGCTCGACGATGCCCTGACGATTGCGGATGCTGGGGACGCGCACGATCCCGACTCTGAGCACGGCGAGGCCGCCGCCACCGAACTCGTGCGAGACCTCGCATCGCGCAGCGAGCTTGTCGTCATGCTCGGCGGCGACAACGCCCTCACGGTTCCCGCGGCGCTTGGTGTTGCGGGTGCAGATCTCAAAACAGCCGGGCTCATCACACTCGACGCACATCATGACCTTCGCGACGGGCGCAGCAATGGATCCCCGGTTCGCAGGCTCATCGAAGCTGGTCTCAACCCACGCCGCATCGTGCAGATCGGCATCGCCGATTTCGCGAACTCACGTGCCTACCGCAAGCGCGCGAAAGAGCTTGGTATTACGGTGATCCACCGCGATGAGTTGCACGAGCGACCGCTGCGCGAGATTGTCGCCGAGGCAGTGCGCATTGCCGGCGCTGGTGGGGGCCCAATTCATGTGGATCTTGACGTCGACGTCTGCGACCGCTCGGTCGCTCCGGCGTGCCCGGCATCGATTCCCGGGGGCATCCAAGCGCATGAGCTTCGACTCGCCACTCGTTTGCTCGCAACACACCCTCAGGTGAAGGGCATCGACATTGCAGAGGTCGATGCGAGCGCTGACGCCCCCGACGGGCGCACCGTGCGGCTCGCGGCGCTCTGCGTCTTGGAAGCGGCTGCGGGGCTCGCAATCAGGCTGAATCGAGGCGCCAGTCAATAG
- a CDS encoding uracil-DNA glycosylase, translated as MAEQLSDIDRFLESERAAGALVLPAEDRVFAAFERPLADVRVLVVGQDPYPTPGHPIGLAFAADRHVRPIPRSIANIYRELHDDLDIVPAQHADLSGWADRGVMLMNRVLTVRAGEAGSHRRKGWEAVTEQAIRALATRGGPLVAILWGNDARKLAPALEGVPLIESAHPSPLSASRGFFGSKPFSRVNALLAAQGADPIDWRLDSA; from the coding sequence ATGGCAGAGCAGCTCAGCGATATCGACCGGTTTCTCGAGAGCGAACGCGCTGCGGGGGCGCTGGTGCTTCCTGCTGAAGATCGCGTGTTCGCGGCATTTGAGCGACCGCTCGCTGACGTGCGGGTGCTCGTCGTGGGGCAAGACCCCTACCCGACACCTGGCCACCCGATCGGGCTCGCGTTTGCGGCAGATCGCCACGTTCGCCCGATTCCGCGCAGCATCGCGAACATCTATCGAGAGTTGCACGATGATCTCGATATCGTGCCCGCTCAACATGCCGACCTCAGCGGGTGGGCGGATCGGGGAGTCATGCTCATGAACCGAGTGCTCACGGTTCGGGCGGGTGAGGCAGGGTCGCACCGCAGAAAAGGTTGGGAGGCTGTGACTGAGCAGGCGATCCGCGCCCTCGCAACCCGTGGTGGGCCGCTCGTCGCCATTCTCTGGGGCAATGATGCACGGAAGCTCGCACCCGCGCTGGAGGGCGTACCGCTGATTGAGAGCGCGCACCCCTCGCCGCTTTCAGCTTCGCGCGGGTTCTTTGGTTCGAAGCCGTTCAGTCGCGTGAATGCCTTACTCGCGGCGCAGGGTGCCGATCCTATTGACTGGCGCCTCGATTCAGCCTGA
- a CDS encoding SDR family NAD(P)-dependent oxidoreductase gives MLKRVVVTGASSGIGAATVRRFAELGWQVVAVARRADRLRELADETGAHAIVCDITDEEAVRRMAAEVAETGGASALVNNAGGAIGTDSVEASDNDEWRSMFEVNVLGLRSVTAALLPVLREATRAGEGGAKHGWASILNLTSTAGLAAYPGGGGYNAAKYAAHAVTEVLRFELAGEPIRVMELAPGLVHTEEFTLNRLRGDAENAEKPYENLIPLTAEDVAQVLVGAFEQPPHVNQDLIVIRPVAQSSVFHAHRGPLAAKTQEQ, from the coding sequence ATGCTTAAGCGCGTAGTGGTGACCGGAGCGAGCTCAGGGATTGGTGCGGCAACGGTACGCAGGTTTGCAGAACTCGGCTGGCAGGTCGTAGCGGTCGCTCGCAGGGCGGATCGATTGCGGGAGCTTGCCGACGAGACCGGCGCACACGCGATCGTCTGCGACATTACCGACGAGGAGGCCGTGCGTCGCATGGCCGCGGAGGTTGCCGAGACCGGAGGAGCATCGGCGCTCGTGAACAACGCGGGCGGGGCAATTGGCACCGACTCGGTTGAGGCTTCAGACAACGATGAGTGGCGGAGCATGTTTGAAGTGAACGTGCTCGGTCTTCGTTCCGTGACGGCTGCGCTTCTGCCCGTGCTACGGGAGGCGACGAGGGCAGGTGAGGGCGGGGCCAAACATGGGTGGGCATCCATACTGAACCTCACCTCGACTGCTGGTCTTGCCGCATACCCGGGAGGTGGCGGCTACAACGCTGCGAAGTACGCCGCCCACGCGGTGACTGAGGTGTTGCGGTTCGAACTCGCTGGCGAACCGATTCGCGTGATGGAGCTGGCCCCCGGACTCGTGCACACTGAGGAATTCACCCTGAATCGGCTGCGCGGTGATGCCGAGAACGCCGAGAAACCATACGAGAACCTCATCCCGCTCACGGCAGAGGATGTCGCACAGGTGCTTGTCGGCGCGTTCGAACAGCCTCCGCACGTGAACCAAGATCTCATCGTCATTCGTCCCGTGGCGCAGTCGAGCGTGTTTCACGCGCACCGGGGGCCGCTGGCGGCGAAGACGCAGGAGCAGTAG
- a CDS encoding bifunctional o-acetylhomoserine/o-acetylserine sulfhydrylase produces the protein MTDKTSWGFETKQIHAGQEPDATTGARALPIHQTTAFVFDSTEQAANRFALAELGPIYTRITNPTQEVAENRIAALEGGSAALLLASGQAASTFAVLNIANAGDHIVSSSSIYGGTYNLFKYSLAKLGIEVTFVEDQDNPEAWKRAVRPNTKLFFAESIANPRSNVLDIRTVADIAHENNLPLIIDNTIASPYLVRPFEHGADIVVHSATKFLGGHGTTMGGVIVDGGTFPWSQHADKFPGLTEPDESYNGVSYTGAVGDAIAYIIKARVQLLRDLGSAIAPINAWLLLQGIETLSLRIERHVQNAQEIAEWLEAHADVASVAYSGLPSSPWYAVANKYAPKGVGAVLSFELKGGVDAGKAFVNALDLFSHVANIGDVRSLVIHPASTTHSQLTPEQQLTAGVTPGLVRLSVGLEQIEDIKADLERGFAAAREVVKAAA, from the coding sequence ATGACCGACAAGACCTCATGGGGATTTGAGACCAAGCAGATCCACGCCGGCCAAGAGCCAGACGCGACGACCGGTGCTCGCGCACTGCCGATCCATCAGACCACCGCGTTCGTCTTCGACAGCACCGAACAGGCCGCGAACCGCTTCGCGCTTGCCGAGCTTGGTCCGATCTATACCCGCATCACGAACCCGACGCAGGAAGTTGCGGAGAACCGCATTGCAGCTCTCGAGGGCGGTTCAGCCGCGCTACTGCTCGCGAGTGGCCAGGCTGCCTCAACCTTCGCTGTGCTCAACATTGCGAACGCTGGCGACCACATCGTTTCGTCATCGTCGATCTACGGCGGTACCTACAACCTCTTCAAGTACTCGCTCGCAAAGCTCGGCATCGAAGTGACGTTCGTTGAGGATCAGGACAATCCAGAAGCATGGAAGCGCGCGGTTCGTCCGAACACCAAGCTCTTCTTCGCTGAGTCAATCGCGAACCCGCGCTCGAACGTGCTCGATATTCGCACGGTTGCCGACATCGCTCACGAGAACAACTTGCCGCTCATCATCGATAACACGATCGCGAGTCCGTACCTGGTGCGTCCGTTCGAACACGGCGCAGACATCGTCGTACACTCGGCAACGAAGTTCCTCGGCGGCCACGGCACAACCATGGGCGGCGTCATTGTCGATGGCGGCACGTTCCCATGGTCGCAGCACGCTGACAAGTTCCCCGGCCTCACGGAGCCCGACGAATCGTACAACGGCGTGAGCTATACCGGAGCCGTCGGCGACGCAATCGCGTACATCATCAAGGCGCGCGTGCAGTTGCTCCGCGACCTCGGCTCGGCTATTGCCCCGATCAACGCGTGGCTGCTGCTGCAGGGCATCGAGACCCTGTCGCTGCGTATCGAGCGTCACGTGCAGAACGCGCAGGAGATCGCGGAATGGCTCGAGGCACACGCCGATGTTGCGAGCGTTGCTTACTCGGGCCTCCCTTCGAGCCCCTGGTACGCGGTTGCGAACAAGTACGCACCAAAGGGTGTCGGCGCCGTACTCTCGTTCGAGCTCAAGGGCGGCGTTGATGCAGGCAAGGCGTTCGTGAACGCGCTCGACCTCTTCAGCCATGTTGCCAACATCGGAGATGTTCGCTCGCTGGTGATCCACCCCGCGTCAACGACCCACTCGCAGCTCACGCCAGAGCAGCAGCTCACCGCTGGTGTCACGCCAGGTCTCGTGCGCCTCTCGGTCGGTCTCGAGCAGATCGAAGACATCAAGGCAGATCTTGAGCGTGGATTCGCCGCGGCCCGCGAGGTCGTGAAGGCCGCCGCGTAG
- a CDS encoding DNA alkylation repair protein — protein sequence MTLTSAEVRERLEALADPRILEVNQKHGDDHAVNLTKLRAVAKEAGRDAGLARELWATGDTASRLVALLVSRPKDFSEDELDAMLREARVPKVQDWLVSYIVMKGPHADALRERWFDDADPVVAAAAWDLTTQRVKKSDQNIDRDALLDQIDAEIVEAPERLQWAMNFAMGEIGINSPEHRSRVLEMGERLGVLRDYPTSPGCVSPFVPLWVPEMVRRAEGA from the coding sequence ATGACGTTGACATCAGCTGAGGTGCGCGAGCGGCTCGAGGCGCTCGCTGATCCACGAATTCTCGAGGTGAATCAGAAGCACGGCGACGACCACGCCGTGAATCTCACCAAGCTGCGCGCGGTTGCAAAAGAGGCGGGTCGCGACGCCGGCCTTGCGCGTGAACTCTGGGCGACCGGCGACACCGCTTCGCGGCTCGTCGCGCTGCTCGTAAGCCGCCCGAAAGATTTCAGCGAAGACGAGCTCGATGCGATGCTTCGCGAGGCGAGGGTTCCGAAGGTTCAGGATTGGCTCGTGAGCTACATCGTGATGAAGGGGCCGCACGCTGATGCTCTGCGCGAGCGGTGGTTTGACGATGCAGACCCTGTTGTCGCTGCTGCTGCGTGGGATCTCACGACGCAGCGGGTGAAGAAGAGCGACCAGAACATTGACCGAGACGCGCTGCTCGACCAGATTGACGCCGAAATCGTTGAAGCACCCGAGCGGTTGCAGTGGGCGATGAACTTCGCGATGGGCGAGATTGGAATCAACTCGCCCGAGCATCGCTCGCGGGTGCTCGAGATGGGCGAGCGTCTCGGCGTGCTGCGCGACTATCCGACCTCGCCGGGCTGTGTTTCACCCTTCGTGCCGCTGTGGGTGCCCGAGATGGTGCGCCGCGCCGAAGGCGCGTGA
- the metX gene encoding homoserine O-acetyltransferase MetX — protein MDWQTPEDSFLTDFITDAQLRALMGRPPISGGWRDGDPVGDRKFVSLGTLTTEAGEELPRIRMAYEQFGELNDRRDNAILVFHALTGDSHLVGPASAGHPTDGWWSEIVGPGKPLDTDKFCIIAPNVLGGCQGSTGPSSLAPDNREWGARFPYLTIRDQVHVTAQFADELGVDRFSAVIGGSMGGMHALEWGVMYQERTERLAVIAAPPVTTADQIGLNLVQLEAIRSDPAYHGGDYYDAPDGIGPHHGLATARRLALLNYRSNTELDDRFGRSWQSAVSPLGKGGRFAVESYLDFHGNKFTRRFDANSYVTLVQAMNSHDVGRGRGGVRAALQTIEIPTLILGIPSDRLFTIEGQDEIAIHTPGSLDGDRATRIDSPYGHDSFLIEFDLVGEQLLRLLAS, from the coding sequence ATGGACTGGCAGACCCCGGAGGATTCGTTCCTCACCGACTTCATCACCGATGCGCAGTTACGAGCACTCATGGGTCGACCACCGATCTCGGGTGGCTGGCGCGACGGAGATCCAGTTGGCGATCGCAAGTTCGTGTCGCTCGGCACGCTCACGACCGAGGCCGGTGAAGAACTCCCCCGCATTCGCATGGCGTATGAGCAATTCGGCGAGCTCAACGACCGTCGCGACAACGCGATCCTCGTGTTCCACGCGCTCACCGGAGATAGCCACCTCGTCGGCCCCGCGAGCGCGGGCCACCCGACCGACGGCTGGTGGAGCGAGATCGTTGGCCCGGGCAAACCGCTCGACACCGACAAGTTCTGCATCATTGCCCCGAACGTGCTCGGCGGGTGCCAAGGCTCCACCGGGCCAAGCTCACTCGCGCCCGATAACCGCGAGTGGGGCGCTCGGTTCCCGTACCTCACGATTCGCGACCAGGTGCATGTCACCGCGCAATTTGCCGACGAGCTCGGTGTGGATCGCTTCAGCGCCGTCATCGGCGGCTCCATGGGCGGCATGCACGCCCTCGAGTGGGGCGTCATGTACCAGGAGCGCACGGAGCGGCTTGCGGTCATCGCAGCACCGCCTGTGACGACCGCCGACCAGATCGGCCTGAACCTCGTGCAGCTCGAGGCGATCCGCTCTGACCCGGCCTACCACGGCGGCGACTACTACGACGCGCCAGACGGCATCGGCCCACATCACGGCCTCGCTACGGCCCGCAGGCTTGCGCTGCTCAACTATCGCAGCAACACCGAGCTCGACGACCGGTTTGGCCGCTCGTGGCAGTCGGCGGTCAGCCCGCTCGGTAAGGGCGGCCGGTTCGCTGTCGAGTCGTACCTCGATTTTCACGGCAACAAGTTCACCAGGCGCTTCGACGCGAACAGCTACGTCACGCTCGTGCAGGCCATGAACTCACACGACGTGGGGCGCGGGCGGGGTGGCGTGCGCGCTGCGTTGCAAACGATCGAGATTCCAACCCTCATTCTCGGCATTCCGAGCGACCGACTCTTCACGATTGAGGGGCAGGACGAGATCGCCATACACACTCCGGGCAGCCTCGACGGCGATCGGGCTACCCGGATTGACTCACCGTACGGTCACGACTCGTTCCTCATCGAGTTCGACCTCGTGGGCGAACAGCTCTTGCGACTGCTCGCGAGTTAG
- a CDS encoding hemolysin family protein: MSDWLGLVWLVLLLIANAFFVGAEFAVISARRSQIEPLAEAGSKRAKTALFAMEHVTLMLATCQLGITVCSLVILNVSEPAIHHLLEVPLAWTGLNAQTVSISAFILTLLIVTYLHVVFGEMVPKNAAFSLPDRAVLLLAPPLVWISHVFRHIISALNAIANGVLRLFRVEPKSEHTSTYTLEEVASIVDHSRREGVLEDRSGALTAAFEFTLKRAGDVLVPPDRLIVLPAGSTPADVELSVAKHGFSRYPISNPDGGLAGFAHIKDLVRTTETFIDQPIPPKRIREMLTLHVDTDLEDVLAQMQLRGIHMARIVDASGTELGAVFLEDVIEELVGEIQDATRRQRYGD, encoded by the coding sequence ATGAGTGACTGGCTAGGACTTGTGTGGTTGGTGCTCCTGCTCATCGCGAACGCGTTCTTCGTCGGCGCAGAGTTTGCGGTGATTTCGGCCAGGCGGTCGCAGATTGAACCGCTCGCAGAGGCTGGGTCAAAGCGCGCAAAAACCGCGCTGTTTGCGATGGAGCACGTCACGCTCATGCTGGCGACCTGTCAGCTGGGTATTACCGTGTGTTCACTCGTGATTCTGAATGTGTCTGAGCCCGCGATCCACCATCTGCTCGAAGTGCCGCTCGCATGGACCGGGCTGAACGCCCAGACCGTGAGCATCTCAGCATTCATACTCACGCTCTTGATCGTCACGTACCTTCACGTGGTGTTTGGCGAGATGGTGCCGAAGAACGCCGCGTTCTCGCTGCCAGATAGGGCGGTACTGCTGCTTGCCCCGCCGCTTGTTTGGATCTCACACGTGTTCAGGCACATCATCTCCGCGCTGAATGCGATCGCGAACGGGGTGCTGAGGCTCTTCCGCGTCGAGCCGAAGTCTGAGCACACGAGCACTTACACCCTCGAAGAGGTCGCGAGCATAGTGGATCACTCGAGGCGCGAAGGCGTGCTCGAAGACCGAAGCGGTGCGCTCACGGCAGCATTTGAGTTCACGCTCAAGCGGGCGGGCGACGTGCTTGTCCCACCAGATCGTCTCATTGTGCTTCCTGCGGGATCCACACCGGCCGACGTTGAACTCTCGGTCGCAAAGCACGGATTCTCGAGATACCCAATTTCGAACCCCGACGGGGGACTCGCGGGGTTTGCGCACATTAAAGACCTGGTGCGCACCACCGAAACCTTCATTGACCAGCCGATTCCACCGAAGCGTATTCGTGAGATGCTCACGCTTCACGTCGACACAGACCTCGAAGACGTGCTCGCTCAGATGCAGCTGCGCGGCATTCACATGGCGCGAATCGTCGACGCGTCAGGTACAGAGCTCGGCGCTGTGTTTCTCGAAGACGTTATCGAAGAGCTCGTCGGAGAGATTCAAGACGCGACCCGCCGCCAGCGCTACGGCGACTAA
- a CDS encoding hemolysin family protein has translation MNEWVQLTLGILLTLGTGVFVAAEFSLVALDRQDLERRRSGGERGLDIVIRGLTRTSTHLSSAQLGITLTTLLAGYLFEPAISTFLDAPLNALGLPTEFQRLVSVPIAVALATIFSMIVGELVPKNFAIAMPLQTAKLVMPLQAGFTFVFKPAVQVLNGSANGLLRSIGIEPKEELSGARSAEELSSLVRHSASEGLLEADTATLLDRTLHFSELTASDVMTPRLRMVNIQRLEPATAVLELSGRSGFSRFPVIDEDRDDVVGIVHVKQAVSVPRAKRAEVPVAALTEEPLRVPETIRVDQLLEQLRSSGYQLAIVVDEYGGTAGLVTLEDLVEEIIGEVADEHDRAAAGVIGTADELTFPADLRPDELQEQTGIEVPDDDEFDTVAGFVLRELGRIPEPGAEVQLPDGSTLRVERMEGRRIARLRYIGPAAGPKDAGEEGVIS, from the coding sequence GTGAACGAGTGGGTGCAACTCACCCTCGGCATCCTCCTCACACTCGGCACCGGCGTTTTTGTCGCTGCAGAGTTCTCGCTCGTAGCCCTCGATCGACAAGACCTCGAACGCAGGCGCAGCGGTGGCGAACGCGGGCTCGACATCGTTATTCGCGGCCTCACACGTACCTCGACTCACCTGTCGAGTGCTCAACTTGGGATCACGCTGACGACACTGCTCGCAGGCTATTTGTTTGAGCCTGCCATCAGCACATTTCTCGATGCGCCGTTGAACGCGCTTGGGTTGCCCACTGAATTTCAGCGCCTGGTGAGCGTGCCGATTGCGGTGGCACTCGCGACGATCTTCTCAATGATTGTCGGCGAACTCGTTCCCAAGAACTTCGCGATTGCAATGCCGCTTCAGACTGCAAAGCTCGTGATGCCATTACAAGCAGGATTCACATTTGTGTTCAAGCCCGCAGTGCAGGTGCTGAACGGCAGTGCAAATGGTCTGCTCCGATCTATCGGTATTGAGCCCAAGGAAGAGCTTTCCGGCGCGCGGTCGGCAGAAGAGCTCTCGTCACTCGTGCGTCACTCGGCAAGCGAAGGCCTGCTTGAGGCCGACACGGCAACCTTGCTCGATCGAACCCTTCACTTCTCGGAACTCACTGCCTCAGACGTAATGACGCCGAGGCTGCGAATGGTGAACATACAGCGGCTCGAACCCGCAACTGCAGTGCTTGAGCTTTCTGGTCGCAGCGGATTCTCACGATTCCCCGTCATCGACGAGGATCGCGACGATGTCGTCGGTATTGTTCACGTGAAGCAGGCAGTGTCTGTTCCGCGCGCCAAGCGAGCCGAGGTGCCGGTTGCTGCGCTCACAGAGGAGCCACTTCGGGTTCCGGAGACTATTCGAGTCGACCAATTGCTTGAGCAGCTCAGGTCTTCTGGGTATCAACTCGCAATTGTTGTCGACGAATACGGAGGCACAGCCGGGCTCGTGACCCTTGAAGATCTTGTGGAGGAGATCATTGGGGAAGTTGCTGACGAGCATGACCGAGCAGCCGCGGGCGTCATCGGCACCGCCGATGAACTGACGTTCCCGGCAGACCTTCGTCCAGACGAACTCCAGGAGCAGACAGGCATTGAGGTTCCAGACGATGACGAGTTCGACACAGTGGCGGGCTTCGTGCTGCGTGAACTCGGTCGAATTCCAGAACCAGGCGCCGAGGTGCAGCTGCCCGACGGGTCGACACTGCGCGTCGAGCGCATGGAAGGTCGACGAATTGCGCGACTGCGGTACATCGGGCCTGCTGCTGGGCCCAAAGACGCTGGTGAGGAAGGGGTGATCTCATGA